The Kribbella shirazensis genomic interval ACGGCGTCTCCGCGACCTTGCGGAACCGGGTGAACCCGGCCGCCTTGGTGACGTCCTGGATCCGCGCCGGACCGGCCTGGGTGCCGAGGGCGAGACCGACCGGCTGGGACAGCGAGGCCGGCGTGCACAGCAGCGTGGAGAAGCCGTAGTACGCACGGCCGACCGGGTTGAGGTTGTCCTCGACGTGGTCGCCGGCCATCGGCTCGACCAGCAGCCAGGTGCCGTCCGGCGCGAGCGCTTCCCGTACGTGCCGGGCCGCGCCGACCGGATCGCCCATGTCGTGCAGGGCGTCGAACGTCGTCACGAGGTCGAAACCGGACCCGCTGAACCGGTCGGCCGCCGCCACCTCGAAGGACGTCCGGTCGGCCACCCCCGCCTCCGCGGCCCGCAGCCGGGCGGTCTCGATCGACGCCTGGTGGTAGTCCGAGCCGACGAACGTCGACCGCGGGAACGCCCCGGCCATCAGGATCGTCGACGCCCCGTGCCCGCAGCCGATGTCGGCGACCGTCGCGCCGCGCTCCAGCTTCTCCACCACGCCCTCGAGCGCGGGCAGCCAGCTGGGCAGCAGGTTCGCGTTGTACGACGGCCGGAAGAACCGCTCGCAGCCGACGTGCACGTCGGACGTGTGCTCGTGCCACCCGACCCCGGCACCGCTGCGCGCGGCCTCGATGGTCTCCGTGGTGTGATGCACCGTGCCGAGCGCGATCTGGAAGAAGCCGGGCAGGTAGGCCGGGCTGGTCGGATCGGTCAGCGCCACCGTCTGCTCCGGAGGCAGCGTGTAGCGCGCGGTGCTCGCGTCGTACTCGACGAACCCGCCCGCGGCCTGGGCGTTCAGCCACTCCCTCGTGTAGTGCTCGTCGGTGCTGGTCAGCTCGGCGAGCTCGGCCGGCGTCGTCGGGCCGTTGCCGGCG includes:
- a CDS encoding class I SAM-dependent methyltransferase, yielding MTVAIDVDKLMGLVYKAVDEVGATLNAALVVMGDRLGYYKALAGNGPTTPAELAELTSTDEHYTREWLNAQAAGGFVEYDASTARYTLPPEQTVALTDPTSPAYLPGFFQIALGTVHHTTETIEAARSGAGVGWHEHTSDVHVGCERFFRPSYNANLLPSWLPALEGVVEKLERGATVADIGCGHGASTILMAGAFPRSTFVGSDYHQASIETARLRAAEAGVADRTSFEVAAADRFSGSGFDLVTTFDALHDMGDPVGAARHVREALAPDGTWLLVEPMAGDHVEDNLNPVGRAYYGFSTLLCTPASLSQPVGLALGTQAGPARIQDVTKAAGFTRFRKVAETPFNLVFEVRP